One region of Cyanobium sp. M30B3 genomic DNA includes:
- a CDS encoding thermonuclease family protein, with amino-acid sequence MPRIKSRLRAVVGTLALIPIALAPACAVPGPGGQATVVSIGDGDTITVRMAGELVTVRLACIDAPEASQRPYGQHARRYLQQRLSLGSRVRLVEKTTDRHGRLVAEVFNASNINLMLVEDGQAFAYRRYLGTCDAREYLAAEERARRRRYGVWQVEGGITRPWHFRRQRRGVNAGQQGN; translated from the coding sequence ATGCCCCGCATCAAGTCCCGTCTCCGTGCCGTGGTGGGGACCCTGGCCCTGATCCCCATCGCGCTGGCCCCGGCCTGTGCGGTGCCCGGGCCTGGGGGACAGGCCACGGTGGTTTCCATCGGCGATGGCGATACCATCACGGTGCGGATGGCCGGGGAGCTGGTCACCGTGCGCCTGGCCTGTATCGATGCGCCGGAGGCCTCCCAGCGGCCCTACGGCCAGCACGCGCGGCGCTATCTGCAGCAGCGCCTGTCGCTGGGCAGCCGGGTGCGGCTGGTGGAGAAGACCACCGATCGCCACGGCCGACTGGTGGCCGAGGTGTTCAACGCCAGCAACATCAACCTGATGCTGGTGGAGGACGGCCAGGCCTTTGCCTACCGCCGCTACCTCGGCACTTGCGATGCCAGGGAGTACCTGGCGGCGGAGGAGCGGGCCAGGCGCCGCCGTTATGGGGTGTGGCAGGTGGAGGGCGGCATCACCCGGCCGTGGCACTTTCGCCGGCAGCGCCGGGGCGTGAACGCAGGCCAGCAGGGCAACTGA
- a CDS encoding Nif11-like leader peptide family natural product precursor yields the protein MSLDQLKAFLRRMQDDPALRQAVQAAATADDVAQVAGKLGYAFSGDELLRLSGQKVGRVTVTKQDIPGEYN from the coding sequence ATGTCCCTCGATCAGCTGAAGGCCTTTCTGCGCCGGATGCAGGATGACCCTGCCCTGCGGCAGGCGGTGCAGGCCGCCGCTACCGCCGACGACGTGGCCCAGGTCGCCGGCAAGCTCGGTTATGCATTCTCCGGTGATGAACTGCTGCGTCTGTCCGGGCAGAAGGTGGGTCGCGTCACGGTGACCAAGCAGGACATTCCCGGCGAATACAACTGA